In the Apteryx mantelli isolate bAptMan1 chromosome 13, bAptMan1.hap1, whole genome shotgun sequence genome, one interval contains:
- the DRP2 gene encoding dystrophin-related protein 2, producing the protein MQPLVMQEWPYVLPRCPEWHVADQAQHSSTAHPLSQVRASQDGAGPSCITPQAPSSAAGPQAPLEMNLCWNEIKKKSHSLRARLEAFSDHSGKLQVPLQEIIDWLGQKDEELSAQLPLRGDVLLVQQEKEMHAAFMEEVKSRGPYIYSVLESAQAFLSQHPFEELEEPTSESKDVSPRHRIQNISRFVWKQANVASELWEKLTARCVDQHRHIERTLEQLLEIKGAMEELSTTLDQAESVRETWEPIGDLFIDSLPEHIQSTKLFKEELSPMKDGVKVVNDLAHQLAISDVHLSMENSRTLEQINTRWKQLQASINERLKQLQDAHRDFGPGSQHFLSSSVQVPWERAISPNKVPYYINHQAQTTCWDHPKMTELYQTLADLNNIKFSAYRTAMKLRRVQKALRLDMVTLATALEIFNEHDLQPSDRAMDVVEVIHCLTALYERLEEERGILVNVPLCVDMSLNWLLNVFDSGRSGKMRALSFKTGIACLCGTEVKEKFQYLFSQVANPGGLCDQRHLGVLLHEAIQVPRQLGEVAAFGGSNVEPSIRSCFRFSNGKPAIEASQFLEWANLEPQSMVWLAVLHRVTMAEQVKHQTKCSVCRQCPIKGFRYRSLKQFNVDICQTCFLTGRASKGNKLHYPIMEYYTPTTSSENMRDFATTLKNKFRSKQYFSKHPQRGYLPVQSVLEADFSETPASSPMLPHADTHSRIEHFASRLAEMESQNCSFFNDSLSPDDSLDEDQYLLRHSSPITDREPGSSQQAPGSLNTEDKGELERILAHLEDENRILQGELRRLKWQHDEAVESPTLAAGSPESAQDPRNDELLAEARILRQHKSRLETRMQILEDHNKQLESQLHRLRELLLQPPTESDGNGSAASSLASSPHQSEDSQVKEQEHNTPDTEAADEVEAKTQDVSMCLEDIMEKLRSAFPSSRGMTSLI; encoded by the exons GTTAGAGCCTCTCAGGATGGCGCAGGACCTTCGTGCATAACCCCCCAGGCTCCTAGCAGTGCTGCCGGGCCTCAGGCCCCCCTGGAGATGAATCTTTGTTGGAATGAGATCAAAAAGAAATCCCACAGCCTTCG TGCTCGGCTGGAGGCCTTTTCTGACCACAGTGGGAAGCTGCAGGTTCCTCTTCAGGAGATCATAGATTGGCTTGGGCAGAAGGATGAGGAGCTCTCGGCACAGCTACCGCTCCGGGGAGATGTCCTCCTGGTGCAGCaggaaaaagagatgcatgcG GCTTTCATGGAAGAAGTGAAGTCTCGGGGGCCGTACATTTACTCTGTCCTGGAGTCAGCACAAGCTTTCCTTTCCCAGCATCCATTTGAGGAATTAGAAGAACCAacttcagaaagcaaag ATGTGTCTCCCCGGCACCGGATCCAGAACATCAGCCGCTTTGTGTGGAAGCAGGCGAATGTGGCCAGCGAGCTGTGGGAGAAGCTCACAGCCCGCTGTGTGGACCAGCACCGTCACATTGAACGGACACTGGAACAGCTGTTGGAGATTAAAGGGGCCATGGAGGAGCTCAGCACAACACTAGACCAGGCTGAAAGTGTGCGTGAAACCTGGGAACCCATTGGGGACCTCTTCATTGACTCCCTACCGGAGCACATCCAGTCGACCAAG CTGTTCAAAGAGGAGCTCTCCCCCATGAAGGATGGGGTGAAAGTGGTCAATGACCTTGCGCACCAGCTCGCCATCTCAGATGTCCACCTTTCCATGGAAAACTCCCGCACCCTGGAGCAGATCAACACGCGGTGGAAACAGCTTCAG GCCTCCATAAATGAACGCCTGAAGCAGCTCCAAGATGCCCACCGGGACTTTGGACCAGGCTCCCAGCACTTCCTCTCCT CCTCTGTTCAAGTCCCTTGGGAGCGAGCCATTTCCCCCAATAAAGTGCCATACTACATCAA CCACCAGGCCCAGACAACATGCTGGGACCACCCGAAGATGACGGAGTTATACCAAACGCTGG CGGATTTGAACAACATCAAGTTCTCGGCATATCGTACAGCCATGAAACTGCGACGTGTGCAGAAAGCCCTGCGAT TGGACATGGTGACCCTGGCCACAGCCCTGGAAATCTTCAATGAGCATGACCTGCAACCCAGCGACCGGGCGATGGATGTGGTGGAAGTCATCCACTGCCTGACTGCCCTCTATGAGAGGCTGGAGGAGGAGCGGGGCATCCTGGTCAACGTGCCTCTCTGCGTGGACATGAGCCTTAACTGGCTGCTGAACGTCTTTGACAG TGGCCGCAGTGGGAAGATGAGGGCCCTCTCCTTCAAGACTGGCATTGCATGTCTGTGCGGGACGGAGGTCAAGGAGAAGTTTCAGT ATCTCTTCAGCCAAGTGGCAAACCCTGGGGGACTGTGTGACCAGCGGCATCTCGGTGTCCTGCTCCATGAGGCCATCCAGGTCCCACGCCAGCTGGGGGAGGTGGCGGCGTTTGGGGGCAGCAACGTGGAACCCAGCATCCGCAGCTGCTTCCGCTTC agcaacGGGAAGCCTGCCATCGAGGCATCCCAGTTCCTGGAGTGGGCCAACCTGGAGCCGCAGTCCATGGTATGGCTGGCTGTGCTGCACCGGGTGACCATGGCTGAGCAGGTGAAGCACCAGACCAAGTGCTCCGTCTGCCGGCAGTGCCCCATCAAGGGCTTCAG GTATCGGAGCCTGAAGCAGTTCAACGTGGATATCTGCCAGACCTGCTTCCTCACAGGGCGAGCCAGCAAGGGCAACAAGCTGCACTACCCCATCATGGAGTACTACACCCCG ACCACATCCAGTGAGAACATGAGGGACTTTGCCACAACACTGAAGAACAAGTTTCGATCCAAGCAGTACTTCAGCAAGCACCCACAGAGAGGGTACCTGCCCGTCCAGTCCGTGCTTGAGGCTGACTTCTCTGAGAC ACCAGCCTCATCCCCGATGCTACCACATGCCGACACCCACTCCCGGATTGAGCACTTTGCAAGCAG gCTTGCGGAGATGGAAAGCCAGAACTGTTCCTTCTTTAATGACAGCCTGTCCCCTGATGATAGCCT GGATGAGGACCAGTACCTGCTGCGCCATTCCAGCCCCATCACCGACAGAGAgcctgggagcagccagcaggCCCCGGGCAGCCTCAACACGGAAGACAAGGGGGAGCTGGAGCGAATCCTGGCCCACTTAGAGGATGAAAACAG GATTCTCCAGGGAGAGCTGAGACGTTTGAAATGGCAGCATGatgaggctgtggagtctccaactTTGGCTGCGGGCTCTCCTGAATCAGCGCAAGACCCACGTAATGATGAGCTCCTGGCAGAAGCACGAATTCTTCGGCAGCACAAGAGCCGTCTGGAGACCCGCATGCAGATCCTGGAGGACCACAACAAGCAGCTggagtcccagctgcaccggctgagagagctgctgctgcag CCCCCAACAGAGTCAGATGGCAATGGTTCGGCAGCTTCttccttggcttcatctccacacCAGTCTGAGGACAGCCAGGTGAAGGAGCAGGAGCACAACACCCCTGACACTGAAGCCGCAG ATGAGGTGGAGGCCAAAACACAGGACGTCAGCATGTGCCTGGAGGATATCATGGAGAAGCTGCGGAGCGCCTTCCCCAGCTCTCGAG GTATGACCTCCCTTATCTAA